The following DNA comes from Triticum aestivum cultivar Chinese Spring chromosome 3D, IWGSC CS RefSeq v2.1, whole genome shotgun sequence.
TCGGTGATTGGCGCCGAGGCCATCAAGAAAAACTATACATCATGTAATGTCAGTAGTAGTGGTTGTAGCTGCAGGTGGATGATGGAGAACAAAGGGAAACAGGAAACTTATAGTAGAGAGGATAGGCATGCATCCAATGATAGCCAAAAATTTCTTTTCGCCGCGCGCGCGCGGCTGCCGTATTGGGCGATCTGTCTCCGTCTTGGGCGTCTTGCGCATTTCGTGTGTGCTGCGAAGGGAGGGGAAAGAAAAGAGGTGGCGCGTGGCATCCAGCAAAAGTTACCTTGTTCTTTATTCGCATCGTCAGTCAATTAGATTCTTGGCGTTTTCATATCTTTTGGCTGTTGTGTTTTATTTCCAAATTCCTGAAACAAAGGAACAGAAAAAGGATATTTGGATAACCTGCGAACGTCAGATTTTTTAGGTATGGCAAGCCGAGCATATTTTGTGGCAAATTATGTTGGCACGAAGATATCAATTTCCTTTAGCAAACACAGATGGCGGATATATCGTGTACAGTTCTTTACCAGGATTTGTCGTGCCATATAAACATTTGATTTGCCGTGCTTAACCAGCGAACGTCAAATTCTTAACAATTTTGATAAAAAGTATATAGGTTAGTGTTCAATGACATCTTTATACTACATGAACGATTAAAATTGTGTGTAGTAGAAACGTAAGATTCTTTCGTGAGTGATTAGAGTGGATACAAATGTTCCTATTGAAggtagtgcaaatgaatcctaagAAAAGACATGTTTGATTTAGGTAGTATATAATCTGGTACTCTGTCTGTAAAGAAGTATAAGAGAGTTAGTGATCTATAAATCAAATATTGCCTTTGGAGGAGCTCGGCTTTGAAAAAAATATCAAAATTCCTCAAATTTCATATTTTCtacatttcaaaaaaatctgaaaaatgcaGATATACATGGAGAAATAACACACATttgtgtaaattttcagggcaaaatacgttgaaatgagAGCTGTGAAAAAAGTCAAATCTTGGGCTTTTAAACatatgatactattcatcctcccaggctatgaatttgtctttttttgtacaGGTTTTTTTTCAacgtatttcatcctgaaattttacacacatacacataaCATCCTTATTTATTTACAcaatttttttttcagattttttgaaaccgaaaagtttgaattttgatttttttttaaaaggcATCCATGAAGGCCGAGAGCCAAACGTCCGTTCTCTctataaatgctcttatatttctttacagagggagtatattatagTGTGCTTACACAAAGATCCATGTCCGTCCTTAATTTAACACATACATTAAACAATAAACTAACATTTTTtcgagaaaactttcaatctattcttcaattgtcaaagtaaaaattacatccaggtccatagaccacctagcgacgactacaagcactgaagcgagccgaaggcacgtCGCCATCATCGCTCCTCCCTCATCGGAGTCGGACAACTATTGTTGTAttagacagtcaggaagtcgttgtgctaaggcTCATAGGACCACCACACTAGGacaacaaccgccgccgatgaagagaatcatagatcggaaggatccaacctgtagacacacaTAGGTAGACAAACAAAGACCGGATCAAGACGGCTCCACAGAAGACAAATTCCGACCGGATCCCATGAGATCCGCCAGAAACGCACCTTCACACGCCCTCCGACTATGCTAAAGGCATCGCCAGAACAGGGGCTAGGCAGGaaggaccttattccatcttcaagaagccgccGCCACCTCGTCTTCTTGAACATGCCacaaaccctaacagaactaaaaacacctaaaaacggagccctcccgctggCAAGTGTCGGGATCCACCGCGGCTCCATGGTCCAAGGATCATAGGAGACTAGGTGGACCGGTGGGGGCGCCGGTGAGAGGCAGGAAAACCTAGATGAGAGTTTTCACGAGGGAAGGAGGAGGATTACGAGGGAGACACGCACCTCCGTGGGTTCCAGCCCACAAGTGCAGAATTATTGGGGTGCGGCACCGAATAATCTTATCCACTAGATTATGATGAACTGACGGCATGTATGTATGCAACTTGGTGGACGGTTCTTCTTGGTCACTGAGAAATAGCAGCTGTTCCAACAAGTTACAAGAACGGTTCCTTTTGCCATCTATAGGTAGGTACACACACGCGATCGAAATGAGATTTATTTCACTAACCATGCATGCATCCATACATGGTACTACTACTCCCTTAGTTGCACTGAATGCTGCTCCTGTGTGGTTGCAGAGACGACGACATGCCACAGTTCTGTGTGCAGCAGCAGTAGGTCATGAAGGGGAAGGGGGCGCAGTAGCCCGCGTCATACCCTTCCGCCCGGCACGGCTTGTTGCAGGTGCCGCGCTTGGCGCACAGCCCCCCGTGCCACGTCTCGCTGATCTCGCCGCAGATGATGTATCCGGCTGCACCCCATCACCATCACCAGTTGCCACGATTAGCCAAGAATTATGATCAATCAATCGAAAGaatgaatgaagaaaagaaattattacTACGTACGAGGGTGCTCAGCAACCGAGTCAGGGATGTCCCGAGCGCAGTTAGCCATGGCGATGATCAGCAGACACACACTCAGCTTCATTAATAAGCTCTTCTTCATCGCCGACCACGCTCCCATGGCCATGGCCTATGCCTATGCCTATGCTTTGGTTGCTCCTCCCCCCTTCCAATATCCGCATATATAGTCTAGGGGTTCAGAGGTGCAATAATGTGTTAGATTTATCCCACCATATAGCTCTTTCCTTATGGCTACAACATTAGCCTTCTCAAATCACACGTTGTCATAGCCAAATTTATTTCATAAGATATCTATGGCTTACGTACtactccctcccttcctaaatgtaagtctttgtagggaTTCTACTAAATGGACtaaatacggagcaaaatgaatgaatccacatttaaaatgcatctatatacatccgtacatagtttatagtgaaatctctataaagacttatatttaggaacggagggagtacatcattcCCTTAGGATATATTCACATGTCCCGTTTCTTGTTTCTTGCAGACTACAAAGACGTGTATGATGTTTGACAAGGTCAAACATTGTACGATGTATCCCGAGCATTCATCTTATAGGTACGAGATATATGTTTGTCGGATAGTGTGGGtaacatctatctatctatctatctatctatccgtCCGTCCGACGGTCGGTCTGTCTATCTATGTCTATCTATTCTATCCTTTATCTATTCTGTCTGTCtatctatctatttatttatttatcattATATACTAAAAGCAAAATACAGTGTCTCATAGAGGTATCACATTAAGTCACACCATCCAAATTAACCTAATCATTGATTCTTAAATTTGTGGCTAGACTTTCATGTAGAACTATTAGTCATCTAACCATGTCAATGTAATCAGCTTCATGATTTATATTGATCTACTGTATATACTAAAAGCAAAATACAGAGTATCATTGAGGTACCAAGTTAAGCCACATCATCCAAATTAACTTAATCATTGGATCTAAATTTATGGTTAGATTTACTGCAAGATTATTAGTCATCTAACTGTATCGGTGCAAACATGTTCACGATTTGTATTGAGAAGGTTATATTCATATATGGATGTGGTTGATCAGGTGTG
Coding sequences within:
- the LOC123075408 gene encoding uncharacterized protein, whose product is MAMGAWSAMKKSLLMKLSVCLLIIAMANCARDIPDSVAEHPPGYIICGEISETWHGGLCAKRGTCNKPCRAEGYDAGYCAPFPFMTYCCCTQNCGMSSSLQPHRSSIQCN